Genomic window (Enoplosus armatus isolate fEnoArm2 chromosome 22, fEnoArm2.hap1, whole genome shotgun sequence):
GAGAAAGACATTTtcccctgctgctgtttttaataaCGGCCCATTAACTTCCTGATTAAAGGTCCTGTGAGCTGGTGGCACAAAAGCCTTGTGTTATTAATTGGGTTTTAACAAGGACTGGTGGAGCCTGCGCGGCCACACTGTGACTACAACCCCTGTCAGGGGTAATGGGTGTTATCAGGTGATGAATGGGCTAATGTggagacacaacaacacacatacagtcttAAAGTAATGAGCCTGGGAGACAAAGGGTTATTCCAGCTGCAGTCCCGTTTCTAGGTTGAGTGTGTGACCCAGTGCTGGCTGCAGCAGACCATAACTCTAACCAGAGAGACCCCACCACTGACAGCCACCATCCATCTAACAGCTGGGCTGCGTGtctgggagagacagaaaactgaTCTATGTGAGCATGCATGCCCATTtatgagaatgtgtgtgtctgtgcacgtCCACATTTATGCAGAATTATTAGAATTTGTATGGTGcgtacatgagtgtgtgtgtgtgtgtgtgtgtgtgtgtgtgggattatGGCAGACACACAGGGCTAAATCCATCCTCGTGGGCTGAGAAAGATTCCTCTCTGATGATGTTAGAGCATAGAACTTTAAAAAGCTATAGCGTCCTATCTCATTGTTACTGTatgcattgtattgtattctgttctattttattctaGCTTGACATAATCATACTCAGCACTTGATGCTTTAACCATATCTTGTGACCTTCCTCAGTGGATGGAggtgctcagttgtcatggagatggtttaaATGACTAGATGTGTTAAAGTGGAGTAAGGGGACCTTGTGTTGAGAATTGTTTTGTAAAGCTACTGTACCAAGGTCAAGAACGAACCTCCAGGCTCaactattctattctattcttgTTCCCCACAAGGTCCATTTGGTAGCTGTCTcggagctttcaatcatatcacatgcTCTTCCTCGGCAGATGGAGTTGCCCAGATATCATGGAATGCTTACGCTCATTCGCTTTgttgagttagatgagaatatcgatatcactctcatgtctgtatggtaaatacaAAGctggagacggttagcttagcttagcataaagactgaaaagggggaaatgtccaaaaggtaacaaaatccacctaccagcacctctcataattaacacgttatggggagggggggtcttGTCGTCACTGTggggttgccaggcaaccagctgagGAAGATTGCGTGATGTGATTTAAAGCTCCAGAATGGACCTTGTGCTAAGATTgtctgctgtttccaaggtaaAGAATGAATTTTCAGTCTTTCCTATTCGATTCTATGAACAAAAGGAAAGTCTTTACCAGTCTGCCTTTTACAGTCTTTTACAGTGTGTCTGAGACAGTTTCTTTCGCGCAATACATTTACTTACATTAAATTATATCCTTAGCTGTGGCAGCGTACAGAAGCTGCTGGAAAAGTCCAGCCACCGATCATTGATCCCTGTGTACAAGTGTTATGTTGGaggcaacacaaaacacaatattctCTTCACTTCTATGGTGGCTGGCTACAGGTCGGCCTGTTCAGTGTCGATCTGAAACTGATATgctgctctctttttcattccacCGACATGTCTAATTCATAATGTTAATCATCCAATGAATATTTCATACTTACATGGATAATTATCAATTTGGTTAATTGCATCCAACCGCAAGCCTAATCTTTACTTCATGCTGTTGTGTGgtcaacatacaaaacacaatatcTACTCATCCGTGGACAAAGAGCTGACTGAATTGACTCACCATCATGCATTATGTAGAGCCACTAATTATATACCCTGAATAATTTACATATCTTCCAATTAACGATCATTCGCGTGCCTAATAGACTGAGCTGAGAAACGCAGAGGGCACGagatccagtgtgtgtttgtgtacttaatttgtgtttatgtactctaactgtatgtgtgcattcagtatatgcacaaatgtgtgtgtgtgtgtgtgtgtgtgcccaaaTGGTTTCATACTgtatggaagtgtgtgtgtgtgcgtgagtgtgtctTCCCCTGAGGCTTGCGTCTAATCACAGATAGctgatgcagagagagggagagagagagagagggagaacagcCGTGGGCAGTGATCAGTGGAGAGAAGGCCATCCCACCCATCTGGAGGATCAGCACACCCTACTGactttgtgcatttgtgtgtgtgtgtgtgtgtgtgtgtgtgtgtgactacagGCTAGATAGTtagacagatagacaaacagactgacagacatgGGGATGGATGTACATAACTAAGAGACTGGAGCATATTTTCATCGATTTTCTTTATATAAGAAGGAGGTGGAAATCTCCAGAGCTACCCATAAAGGTTCAGTGATAGTACAGCAGTTATACTAGGTGATTGGGGACGTCTTTTTGGAATATAGGAAcaccagagagaaaacagcgTTGGACGTGGGCTCTCCTGGTCCTGTGAAATGGCCACATCCAACCATGCAGAGAAACTGAATTTGTAATTCTGTTTTAGTTActtgaaagtgtgttttcacgtgtgtgtgcatgcgtgtgtgtgtgtgtgtgtgtgtgtgtgtgtgtgcatgtgtgagttgCAACAGTGAATGTGTCAAGCTGATGTATGTCCTGCCATTACCACCAATTTCAGCACAATACATGGGTATACCTctggtcctctctctctctctctctctctcactctcctcagCCTCTTTCTTGCTCTGCTTCAAtagtctgtttgtctctctctgcctgctgaAGCCCGCTATACCATAACGAAGACAGTCTACGGTTTCTGACTACAGGGTGTTGCACGGCACAGTAGAAGCCATGTGCATTAACGAGGCACACAAACTAAATGATTCACCACACAGTTGTGTGTAATATGGTAAAATattacagagaagaagagtgcaAAACTGGGAATTTGAGTGAAATGCTACTTTGAGCTTCAGTCCTTTCAGTTCACACTTGTAGCtcaataacattttcaaatagtGACACTTAAAGATGTATGTGACAACACTTTCTACAGTCAGGGACATATATTATCTCCAAAGTTGTACtatattttgaaagaaaacatatttttgcacATCCATCGATACAACCCATTATGGCTCAAACTATACAGCACATGGTAACAGTGATGTGGCAGGACTGTTAGTGGAAATGCCAATGTACCACAAAAGGAGAGAATGAGTCTTTAGGGAGTCGCCAGATTTATGTCCCATGATGAACGTGGCAATTAGGTTTAAAAGGAAGGTGTGAACACGGCCATTTCTGTCTACTAATGTGATTGATCATTAGGCTGTTGCACGTGTTCAACAATAACTGAGAGATGTGCATGATAACCATATAAACAAGTTTACAAATCAATACAACCAATTTAAATCTATATATTgcattatatattacatatgcATTCTTTTAGACTTACATCTACACATCTACACATtctatacatattttatatttagatGTTTTTGGGTACCACATTATTCAACAGCCAGATGTGCAGTGTCTATCTCAGTTACCAGCATCGTCATGATAATCTTGTGCTTTTATGCTGCTAAACAATAAACTTAGCCAGTAGGCATGTTGCATGACAAAGATAAACAATTTTTATTCCTATTAGAGTTCACCATTATATCATTGTCAGAGGGTGATTCATAAGGATCTCTTTATTTAGGGCTAATGAGACAAAAAGTTTCTAAAATCACTGCGTTACAGCAGCACAGTTCTGAATGAACCTTGACAAATGACTCATTTCCCCCTCTGGCTTATAAAATGCTTACTGCACtggttatttgttattttagccTACATTCAAGTCTTATCCTAATCAACTGCCAGGTGCAAAAACCCAATTATTGCCCATTAGTTTTGCCTGGATTTGCTGCTCTGCGCATCACGACCCAGAGGGGTCAtctgcagtgacagcagcatgaAACAGGAGCGTATCTGAAATAATGCAGGCTGGCTGTAACCCACATCTTTATTTTGTGCTGCATTCTTACAATttccctgctgtgttttctcacaTCTCACACCTACAATTGCTTTCTCTTTGAGGTTTGGAAAATTCCACGCTCTActaaacactgaataaaacaaGGTTTACTGAAGGCAGCACCATGGGAAGCCTCCTCGCTCTGGGGACGAGTGATACATTATCCATACCTTCTGattatgcatgcatgcacacgtgAAGTTGGGCTTCATGTTCGCGTGgaagtgcctgtgtgtgagagtgttgtGTGTAGATTCAAGCATGTGTGACTAagtatgtctgtttttatttcaggcCAAATGTTGATGTCCTCTGTCACTGAATTTGGGTTAAGTGAAGAATAAAGTCACTCCAtagggtgagtgtgtgtgtgtgtgtgtgtgtgtgtgtttccctgaaTGTTCCACAGGGAGAGAGTGAGCCCCCGGCTGCATTACTCACGGCctgttttgacacacacacacacacacacacacacacacacacacactgaagacactATGAACACAGACACCCCAGTGCACATGTCCTGATAGATATGCACTATAAAATGCATATTCACATCCAATAATAAATGCACAGAGACAAGTGAATAccactcctccacacacacacacacacacacacacacacacacacactcactctgcatTCAGAATAGCCATTTGGTCTAAGCACTGTAAGAAcgttattaaagttattaaataatatCCTGTGGTGGTCCTTGGGTAGCTCATATGCAATAACACAGGGAGGGGCTCTGTCTCACTCTGATCCCCCAATaattaaaacatactgtatgcactCACATTGTGAAAATgagatactgtacatgtaacCCAGTGTGTGGTCAGTGAGGACAAAGACTGACAAGCAGGACtgcagaaaagaagagaagatggtGCAAATACAAGCAGTCTTTAGCTGAATGTGAGCAGACTTGTAGGCTGAGACTCCAAAGCATATCCACATTTCTCTTGTTGTGATCTGTTTTCTTGCAGAACTATTAGTGGCATCATTCTGTAACTTAGAGGCAATACGCCTGCATTTCAGAAGGCCAGAGAGAAGCAATAGTTGGTCTTGGATTTATGAAAGTCTCATTAACTAACGTGATGCAGCTTCAGAAGCTGGTCTTCACATCTGTCTGTAATTGGATGACTAAAAATGTCTTTACGGTATGGAAATTCCTACGTCAAAGTTGATCTACCTATCTTCTATCATGAAGACCAACTGAGGATGATAAAATACCGTTCACCTGCTCATATCACCACTTCATGATGTGACAGCCCTCCCTGTCTGCAGGCTCTGTAGCCTCTGGAGGGCGGATTCTGGTCACCTGTTCTGGCTCACAGCCAGAGAGGAAGTCAgactccctcgctctctctgtctctctctgtctctctgtcctgacTTCTAGTCTTTTCTGGGTTTGGTTACATTTGCTTTCCTCTTTTTGCTGCACAGCACATCTCTCACTTACTCACGCACCTCAGGCATCGCCTATATGTTCGTTTGGTAAGATGTTTGATTTATGATGTATTTGGGTTAAAGGAAAACCTTTCAAAATCATGTGTGCCGCCTCCCCTCTTTGTCCTCCCTTAAGCCAGGTGCTGACAATGGCCATTCCAAACAAGCTTAAGACCATCTGAGCTGGAAATCACTGTTTCATACAAAAGACAGTCCGCTTGCGGATGAATGTGACACGGGTGTAATTGCAAGGGAGCACACAAAGGGGAGGCATCAGCATGGCGTAAACAACCTGTGTAGCACCCACTACACATGAACATAGATGTGTGAGCAGAAAATCAAGGACAAGGAGGGAGACTTCTATCAACTGTATGTGTTGTGACAGCAACAGGAGAAAGTCAGAGTGAATGGGAGATAGTGAGCTATTACCTTACATCCtggtgtgtattcatgtgtgtgtgtgtgtgtgtgtgtgtctcatctACATGCCCTGAGGGCCAGGTGAGGCTCTCTCTCCAGTAGCAGGTGTTCAAGTGACAAGCAGAGCCTCCTTGTTATTGGCTGAGGCGACATCCTATAGTCCAGTCAGGGCTTAAAGACTGAAACTCAACTGTTTACATCCATTAATCTGGCAACAAGAGTGTGAAACTTCAGTTTCATGCCCCAACAGATTATGTCTATTGTCACTCTAGAGGTGCGATCCCATTCAGACAAGGTGGATGATATGTAAATGACACTGGATGAGCCCCATTTACCATCTGTCGTCCCTGCAGCCTGTAGGCATCTCTTCAAAACTCCACTGCAACATGAAATAACTGTCCCTGACACATTCAGAGCAGAATGAAGACACAAGAAGGAAATAGAATAAATGTACCTCAACATAGGGCACCACTTTGCAGGTGAATTCCCCCAGCAGCCAGGACTTTGTCAACTCATGAAAGACCACCATGGGCAGGCAGAAGAAGATGAGCACAAAATCCCAGACGGCCAAGTTGGCCAACAATGAGTTGGAGATGCTCTTCATGTAGTAGTTCTGGCACACGATGCACAGGATGGCGATGTTGCCTGCTATCCCCACCAGGAAGATGACCCCGGAGACGCACGTGATCGCGTAGGCGCCGTAAGTCTCGCTCGTCACTGGGTAAAAGGGGTTCTTGATCTCGTCCCCGAAATCCGGCGAGCTGGGAGGGGTGATCGGCGTGGCGTCCCAGGGGTTCTCCTCCCTGAACGTGAAGAACTCGGTCCTCCTAGTGAAGAGGTCAAAGGGCAGGTCGGTGGAGGTGAGGGCCACCGGCTTGGGGATGGGTTCCCACGGCGACGCGTGAGGCTGAGCCAAAACCCCTGAGCTTTTGTTCGGCCGGCTTCTCCCCCTCTTCCAGGCTTTCTTCTGCTCGTCTTTTGTGCCTCTCTTGTGCCTGTCGCCCTCCTCGGGTCCCCCTCCTCCGTCTCCCCGGCCCATTGAAGAGGGCTTAGGAGCATTGTAGTGTCCACCTGCTGGCGTCCCCGTACTACTAAAACCGCCATTCAACTTTATCCTCCTATTATGGTGGCGCGTCGGGCCCCAATGGGAGACCGCGTTGGGATCCTCCACGGGTGTCACAGTCCTGCTGAAGTCGCGTTTGTTGTGTCCAATTCGCCACGTTTCTTCGGCAATTACCCTTTTCCAGGGGTGCGTGGAGTTAAGGGTCCCTCGGATAATTGCCCGCTGCGCCTGCAGTTCCGCCGAGGACGCACCTGTGGCGTACCCCGGCGAGAGCGCACGGTCCCGGGCTTTATTTTGATGACTCTCCCGGAGTGACCCATGGAAAGTCCTGGCAGAGTATGCGCTGGTGTCGCTGTCCTCTTTAGTTCGTACTTCTCCGTTATTTCTTAGAGATAATAAGACGTGCGCGTGGGCTAATAACACAAATAACGTCCTCGGCGGCAGAACCTGCATGGTCCAGGAATTATTGAGCGCAGTTTTAATCCTCACAAGTGCATCCTCATACCTCTGTGGCAGCGCGGGGATCCTCTCCCATTCAGTCAACACCCATGCTGGACACACGGCACAGGGGGCGAGCTCACGGCTTCAAGTAAACTGCTACATTCATGGTGCGAGCTCTGCAAACTTGCAAGTTAGAGCCCAATGTCTTGCACTATGCAGTAATCTCCCGATCAGCGCCTCCTCCCCCGAGTCACTCCCGCGTCCAAAGTCTTGGCATTACCGAGCAGGACAGCGAATCAGTGTCCGGATCcagagagaaagcagcaaagagagtgagagagagagagaaatgctgcATGTCCACGCACACAATCTGCACAGCATCCACTTTCCTGCTGCGGTAACAGCATCTAATGAAGACcgatcctctctctctctgtatgtcagTGCGTTAGTTTAGTGGGTTGGGTCGGCCgccagcaacagcagcagcagcagcagcagcgccaaTGCGGTGCAGTCCGGGTAAAGCTCACTAGGTTGAGATGCACaggagtagagagagagagagagagagtgacagagagggaaagaggaggggtgGAAATCGGTCTGGTTCTCgtccccttcctcctctgcgTCCAGTatctcacctcctcttcttttctccgtGCGCTGGAAGAAAATGGACTCCCCTGGCGGCTAACCCCGATCTGTCACTCCCCATCCATCACGGAGCATCCAGCAGCCCCGGAGCAGACTACGGctagatccccccccccccccccccccctcaggcaGACAAGCCAGCCACGCCCGACAGACGTGCTAATAAATACATTACCCAGCTCTTTATTTTTACGCACAGGCGGCGCTGTGATATCGACGCACTTAAACAGCATTTAAGCAGATGCCTTTAATCCTCTTCTCTAATTTGtttaaaaggaaataataaaGCTGTCAGTAGGTAGCGACAGTTGCACTTAAATTCTTCAAAGAAAACTGTCATCTCAGGTAATTATCTTGATATGATCTGCCCATATAAACTGACAGTGTGCTACACTGCATGAATGCACCGAGGCtgctatttttatttgtgttaggAAAACTAACATTTGCAGACAGAAGCATTGGACCCAAGATACTTCATGTAGATTCATTATTCATGGTAGTTatgatttgactttttttaaaaaacttttttaaattttaaccctcatcatcctcaccacCATTTCTGACAGTGATCTTCATCTGGCTTGTGGATTGATATAGACGATGTGGACATTGACTGCGGCTTGTTACACAGCTGCATGCATAGCTGCACCATGTCTCCCTAAAGCCTGCTCTTTGATAAAAATGGTCTATCAAACAGACATAACCTAGCTGTTGTAGGCTTTATTGAGAGGCTGCATGAAGTACACCTGCAgacatgcagtgttttttttgaaaGAGGTTGAACTTGTATAACTGAGAGGAAACATTTGTAGGTGGGTTGAAGTATttgtaaattgtattttgaCCCCTTGCTGTGATGATGCACATTGACTGAACTTTGGCTTGGCTGTACCtacatctgtctgcctgtctcagCGTCCTCAGATAACAACATGCTCTCATACCAGTATAGCTATCTAAAACAAGTTATTCCCAATCATGGGTAGGCCTGCTGCACTACCAACGCACTGCTACTTTTGCTTGAGGGGAATGCAAAAAGATTGTGGAGTAAATTAGCTCAACTaatttgaaaacaataaaatacaaaaaggaatTATAATTTgaacaatacaaataataataatatatgatatgaaatatatacctaaaagtaatggataaacagtaaaaatagCTCATAAAAAGGGAAATCAAAATTGCTAAAAAATTAAATGGTTTCAAATtgatagctaaaagtaatgtggttaaatatttcttttagaaaaatgaaatacatgtaGATAAACAGTGTCAGTGTCGATGATGGGGTCTGTGAGTcatctgacagggctgtgggGGTGCTTCTGACTAAAAAGATGTGCTACAGAGTATTCAAGCATATGTGGCTACAGcgattaaatacacacacacacactaacacaaccCACAACCTGGGTGACTAAGTACTGTATGTCCAGTAGCTCAGTCAATAATTCAAGAGACTCTCAGGTCTAAATGAAATGAGCACATTATGTCTCAAGTGCTCTAAGTACTGTAAGTGGACTTTTCACACTGCTGGAGTCTCAAACCACAGACTGCAGTCTGAACCACGTGAGGGAAAAAGGAAACGTACAGAACACATTCAACATGAatgtgcacagacagacagacacgtcTGAGCACATAAATGAGACATATAGATATTTTAGAAATGtaagtgtgtgcacatgtaccgtacaaacacaggtgtgtggttataaacacatacaaatacttACATATTTGCagtcgtgtgtttgtgtgtatgttttccaaaaaaaacGTGTGCAGGtagtgagagaaacagagagtgggagggagagagaattgGCAGACACGGCGGACATCTAGCTGGTGACCTTCTACATCAAATAGGTGAGTGGAGCCAATTCCAACCAGgggagtacacacacacacactcacacacacacacacacacacacacacacacaaacaccacacttTCCCACACAGCCAAGTTTCACCAGGGGGGAGACCACGGAAGATAGATAACTCGCGTTGCTCCTGCCAATATCTTCATCTGACCTGGATTCGACTTAAAAGAAAGAAGTTTCTGCACGTAAAGTTGCACCCAGACAACTCGCAGAGTGCCTGGGGTGTATCTGATTCAATGTAAGTTTAATGGTCCCTGTGGCAAAAGTGAGTAAAATAACATACAGTGTTATAGCAGCTGGGAGTCATGTGGTTTGCTCAGATGTTGAAGACGGGGAGAGGATTTTTAACGAACTTTTTGTGTCCAGTGAGTCATGCATGGTTGTATGTGAATTAATGCtaacattatattatttccCTTTGATATCAAAGAGAGTCCTTTAAACGTGAGCCAATCCTGGCAAAGCTAATCCCTCAATACATGTTCAGCATCCATTGGGCTTCACAGGTCAAATCCTTCAAGTTACACCGTCGATCTGACCTTGAAAATACCACCACAGCAACTTACGGAGCCATTTCTAATCAGCTGGAAGGCACAGGGCAACACTTCACATGTAATTATtatgtatattgtgtgtgtggtccatgGAGACTCTGCTAGTTGGCGTGTGTGAGTGGAGATAAAGAAGAGAGGTCCTTTCACAGATGTACTCATGCATGGAAACACTCAACGGTTCAGACGCAGAGGGACATCAAGGGCACACACCATGcgtgtacacaaacacaagtgcacgcacacacagtgaagaaGTAGTGCCACATGCggcaagaagaaaacaaatacacaaaaaactaaacctatatgaacacacagaggcacctcaagactaaacaaaacaagacaacagacccacacacacacacaaacataagcTTAGAGAGACTTCAATGTATTATAGAAGCTTTTGAGTTAGATTCAGTTTGATTACAGTGTGGGAGGCTTCAGCAGGGAAACAGTTTTCATACTTTTGCTCATCTAAATTattcccctccacctccctgtgGTCTTGTCTGTAAAAGTTATTGTtctaaataaatcaaaagaagGGCGGAAAGTTTTATTAATCAACTAGCCTGTAGCTGCAATTTGTAAAAGCACTGTGAAGTTGTCTTCATGAACTACAGATATGAGCGGG
Coding sequences:
- the gpr37b gene encoding prosaposin receptor GPR37b; the protein is MQVLPPRTLFVLLAHAHVLLSLRNNGEVRTKEDSDTSAYSARTFHGSLRESHQNKARDRALSPGYATGASSAELQAQRAIIRGTLNSTHPWKRVIAEETWRIGHNKRDFSRTVTPVEDPNAVSHWGPTRHHNRRIKLNGGFSSTGTPAGGHYNAPKPSSMGRGDGGGGPEEGDRHKRGTKDEQKKAWKRGRSRPNKSSGVLAQPHASPWEPIPKPVALTSTDLPFDLFTRRTEFFTFREENPWDATPITPPSSPDFGDEIKNPFYPVTSETYGAYAITCVSGVIFLVGIAGNIAILCIVCQNYYMKSISNSLLANLAVWDFVLIFFCLPMVVFHELTKSWLLGEFTCKVVPYVEVASLGVTTFTLCALCIDRFRAATNVQMYYEMIENCTSTTAKLAVIWIGALLLALPELLIRQLVTEDTGIPDEPPVERCIIRISTSLPDMLYVLGLTYEGARLWWCFGCYFCLPTLFTIGCSLVTARKIRRAEQASVRSNKKQIRLESQMNCTVVALAIVYGACVVPENICNIVSAYMAAGVPEHTMSVLHLLSQLLLFCRAAVTPALLLLLCRPLGRAFLDCCCCCCCNHAPSSATASDDNEHECTTELELSPFSTIRRELSNYTPAGSNC